Part of the Sporomusa termitida genome, GCTGCAGGAAATTGTGCAAAAAAATAACGAGAGTAAAATTGCTTATGAAGTGATTAACGAACGCGGCCCTGATCATGACAAGTCTTTTGAAGTTGCAGTTATTATTAACAGTGAACGCATGGGAACCGGTTGGGGTAAAAGCAAGAAAGAAGCTGAACAGCAGGCGGCCAGACAGGCGCTGGTGAAGTTTGGCACAATAACCGAATAAGCTGAACAGGGCGGCCAGAGGGGCCGTCCTTTCTATACAAGGAGCATGATGAAACATTACATTATACCGATATTTATTCCCCATCTGGGGTGCCGGCATCAATGTATCTTTTGCAATCAGCAAAGTATAACCGGACGGCCAACACCTGTTACTGCCAGGCAGGTGAGGACAATGATTGCTGACCGGCTGGCGGCCTTCAAACAAAAACGGCAGGTTGAGGTAGCTTTTTACGGCGGCAGCTTTACTGCTCTGCCTGAGGCTATGCAAAATGAACTGCTGGCCCCGGCTACCGAAGCCCGTTTACAGGGTCATATTCAGGGGATTCGTCTGTCCACCAGACCTGATTGTATCAATGAACCTATTGTCAATAATTTGCTTGAGCGAGGAGTAACTGTCGTTGAGTTAGGTGTTCAATCGCTGGATGACACTGTGCTGGCTGCTGCGGCCCGGGGACATGACTGCAAGTCTGTCGCTCAGGCTGTTACCCTGTTAAAAAAGACTTCTTTACGCTGTGGGCTGCAGTTTATGCCCGGCCTGCCGGGTGAGGACTGGCTGAGTTTGCTTAAGACCGTGCAGCGTGCCCTTGCTCTTTCTCCTGATTTTGTCCGCATTTATCCGGCGGTGGTTATTCAGGGCACCCCCCTGGCCGGACTTTATCAACGGGGCGCTTACCAGCCTCTTTCCCTGCCGCAGGCGACGGTGCGTTCTGCCTATATGAAACTTGCTTTTGAGCGCCGGGGCATTGCTGTTATCCGGGTTGGTTTGCAGGCTTCAGCAGAGCTTGACCGCGAGGGTACTGTACTGGCCGGGCCTTACCATCCTGCCTTTGGCGAGCTTGTGGATGCCCATATATTTTACCTAATGCTGGCCGGTTTTGTTGAACAGGGTATTGCCGGCTGTCAGGAGCATTTGCTTATACGCCATCATCCGCAGGACTGTTCTAAAGTTAGAGGACACTATAATAACAATATCGCTGGATTGCAGCAGGCCTATAATATTGCGAAAATTACCCTGCAGGCAGAGGCGCTCGTCCCCCGGGCCACCCTTTTGTTTACCTGTGGTGGACAAGACTATCTGCTTAA contains:
- a CDS encoding elongator complex protein 3, whose product is MMKHYIIPIFIPHLGCRHQCIFCNQQSITGRPTPVTARQVRTMIADRLAAFKQKRQVEVAFYGGSFTALPEAMQNELLAPATEARLQGHIQGIRLSTRPDCINEPIVNNLLERGVTVVELGVQSLDDTVLAAAARGHDCKSVAQAVTLLKKTSLRCGLQFMPGLPGEDWLSLLKTVQRALALSPDFVRIYPAVVIQGTPLAGLYQRGAYQPLSLPQATVRSAYMKLAFERRGIAVIRVGLQASAELDREGTVLAGPYHPAFGELVDAHIFYLMLAGFVEQGIAGCQEHLLIRHHPQDCSKVRGHYNNNIAGLQQAYNIAKITLQAEALVPRATLLFTCGGQDYLLNKNMINSI